One Brassica napus cultivar Da-Ae chromosome C4, Da-Ae, whole genome shotgun sequence genomic region harbors:
- the LOC106395067 gene encoding ABC transporter G family member 19-like, with amino-acid sequence MQRAFEEPHCAISVGSPTLVELLTDCDSFRKEESSSVARSDDPVHSIIDVEALHVKPVRFVLAFNKLEYNVTFRRWFDFSRPRSSDTVKTLLDDVSGEACDGNILAVLGASGAGKSTLIDALAGRVAKESLRGSVTLNGENVLQSQLLKVISAYVMQDDLLFPMLTVKETLMFASEFRLPRSFPKSKKMERVQALIDQLGLRNAADTVIGDEGHRGVSGGERRRVSIGIDIIHDPIVLFLDEPTSGLDSSNAFMVVQVLKRIAQSGSVVVMSIHQPSTRIIDLLDRLIILSRGKNVFSGSPASLPRFFSNLGHTIPEKENITEFALDLVRKLEGSTEGTRELVEFNEKWQQDSCGLSQSARPTPQGLSLKEAIIESVSRGKLVSGSSGATNFTSMETVSSYTNPSLFETFILAKRYMRNWIRMPELLGTRIAIVMVTAFLLATVYWKLDNTPRGAQERLTFFAFVVPTTFYLCLDNVPVFIQERYIFLRETTRNAYRTSSYVISHSLVSLPQLIAPSLVFSTITFWTVGLRGGLEGYVFYCLIIYASFWSGSSVVTFISGLVPHIMLSYMVTIAYVAYCLLLSGFYVVRDRIPSYWIWFHYISPIKYPYEAVLINEFDDPSRCFVKGVQVFEGTLLGGVSDMKKVELLETLSRSLSTRITQSTCLRTGPGFLSQQGIPQLSKWDCLWITLASGLFFRILFYFALLFGSKNKRT; translated from the coding sequence ATGCAACGTGCTTTCGAGGAACCGCACTGTGCCATTTCCGTCGGATCACCTACGCTCGTGGAGTTGCTGACAGACTGCGACAGTTTCCGGAAGGAAGAGTCGAGCTCTGTCGCCAGAAGCGATGATCCGGTTCATAGCATTATAGATGTCGAGGCTTTGCACGTAAAACCCGTGCGTTTTGTCTTAGCCTTTAACAAACTTGAATACAACGTGACATTTCGCCGGTGGTTTGATTTCTCGAGGCCTCGAAGCTCCGATACAGTGAAGACTCTACTCGATGATGTTTCCGGAGAGGCTTGTGATGGAAACATCCTCGCCGTTCTCGGCGCAAGCGGAGCCGGAAAGTCAACCTTGATCGATGCACTGGCGGGACGTGTTGCGAAGGAGAGTCTCAGAGGCTCTGTGACACTAAACGGGGAGAATGTTTTGCAGTCGCAACTGTTGAAAGTGATATCAGCATACGTGATGCAAGACGATCTTCTCTTCCCGATGCTCACTGTTAAAGAAACCTTAATGTTTGCTTCCGAGTTTCGTCTCCCAAGAAGCTTCCCCAAGTCAAAGAAGATGGAGCGTGTCCAAGCCCTCATCGACCAGCTAGGCCTCAGAAACGCGGCGGACACAGTTATAGGAGACGAAGGACACCGTGGCGTCTCCGGTGGAGAGCGGCGACGCGTTTCAATCGGTATCGACATCATCCACGACCCTATTGTCTTGTTCCTAGACGAGCCTACGTCGGGGTTGGATTCCAGCAACGCGTTTATGGTGGTGCAGGTTCTTAAACGAATCGCTCAAAGTGGCAGCGTTGTTGTTATGTCGATCCATCAACCAAGCACTCGTATCATAGACTTGCTTGATCGCCTTATCATCTTATCTCGCGGAAAGAATGTTTTTAGTGGCTCTCCGGCTAGCCTTCCTCGATTCTTCTCTAACTTGGGACATACAATCCCTGAGAAAGAAAACATCACCGAGTTCGCACTCGATTTAGTTCGAAAACTAGAAGGATCCACCGAAGGAACAAGAGAGTTGGTAGAGTTCAATGAGAAGTGGCAGCAAGACAGTTGTGGACTCAGCCAATCAGCTCGACCCACCCCACAAGGGTTATCCTTAAAAGAAGCAATAATTGAGAGTGTATCAAGAGGCAAACTAGTCTCGGGCTCATCTGGAGCTACTAATTTCACCTCCATGGAAACAGTATCTTCATACACGAACCCGTCACTATTCGAAACGTTCATCCTAGCCAAACGTTACATGAGAAACTGGATCCGGATGCCTGAGCTCCTAGGAACACGGATCGCCATCGTTATGGTCACTGCATTTCTCTTGGCCACTGTCTACTGGAAGCTGGACAACACTCCGAGAGGTGCACAAGAGAGACTGACTTTCTTCGCATTTGTCGTGCCCACGACGTTCTACTTATGTTTAGACAATGTCCCGGTTTTTATCCAAGAACGATACATTTTCTTGAGAGAGACAACTCGCAATGCGTACAGAACATCTTCCTATGTCATCTCCCACTCGCTGGTGTCTCTCCCGCAGCTTATTGCTCCTTCCTTGGTATTCTCCACGATAACATTCTGGACCGTTGGTTTGCGTGGCGGCTTAGAAGGCTACGTCTTCTATTGCCTCATTATCTACGCCTCGTTTTGGTCTGGATCCTCCGTCGTTACTTTCATATCCGGTCTTGTTCCGCATATCATGTTGAGTTACATGGTCACCATTGCCTATGTCGCCTACTGTTTACTCTTGAGTGGCTTTTACGTTGTCCGTGATCGTATACCGAGCTACTGGATTTGGTTTCATTACATTTCACCGATAAAGTATCCATACGAAGCAGTGTTAATCAATGAGTTTGATGACCCGTCTCGTTGCTTTGTCAAGGGAGTCCAAGTATTCGAGGGTACCCTTCTCGGAGGAGTTAGCGATATGAAAAAGGTGGAGCTTCTTGAAACTCTAAGTAGATCTCTAAGCACTAGGATAACACAGTCCACGTGCTTGAGGACGGGGCCTGGCTTTCTTTCACAGCAAGGTATTCCTCAACTGAGTAAGTGGGATTGCTTGTGGATCACGTTAGCTTCGGGGCTCTTCTTTAGGATCTTGTTTTACTTCGCGTTGCTGTTCGGGAGCAAAAATAAGAGGACGTGA